The following DNA comes from Quercus robur chromosome 1, dhQueRobu3.1, whole genome shotgun sequence.
TGAGTATGAAGAAgtagaggaagaagaggaagttgaagaaatagaagaagagGTGGAAGAAGTagaggaggaggaagaagaggaggaggaggaggtggaagaagtagaagaagaggaTACTGATAATGCAAATGGACCTGATGACGAGATGAAGGTTGAAGATGAGGacgagaaaaaaaaacatgctgAACTTCTTGCCCTTCCTCCACATGGTTCTGAAGTGTACATCGGTGGCATTCCCCATGATGCTTCAGAGGAGGACTTGGAGCTTTTTTGTGGATCTATAGGGGAAGTTACAGAGGTTAGCTCCATTTCTATAGAAAGCAATCTTGTAAGTTCCTTTGTGAAAATTTATATCAATGCCACTATGGTCTATGAGAACAGGTTCGGATTATGAAAGGCAAAGATTCTGGTGAGAACAAGGGCTTTGCATTTGTGACCTTTAGAAGTGCAGAATTAGCTTCGAAAGCCATTGATGAGCTGAATAGTACTGAATTCAAGGTAACGTAACCTTTTGTGCATCATTTCTTATTGCCTTTTTCCCCACATAAGCCGAGGACTTGTTGGCAAGTTTTGAATTTGatgtaaaattattattgttagcTAAAGGATTAAGAGAAGTATTCCTTAGAGCTTTTTAAAggtttctattattattatggcCATTTGCTGTTATTTATGTATGCTGCAATTGTTGAATGTTTTTTtgtaaactctctctctccagggtaaaaaaataaaatgttcaaCATCTCAAGCAAAGCACCGTTTGTTCATTGGTAATGTTCCTAGAAGCTGGGGAGAGCAGGATCTAAAGAAGGTTGTCATGGAAGTTGGGCCTGGAGTTACTGCTGTGGAACTTGTTAAGGTCAGTGTGAACTAGTTATATGTCTTTAGGGTAGTTATTATTAATAGTTGAGatcatttatttcatttttgtttattttcagaATTCCCAgtacctttaaaaaatttatgttttaccACAGCCAGTGGTTTAGTTCTTTTGTGCCAGTTACAAGTGTCTTGTACTCAATTTATTAAACTCTTGGTCACAGGATGCAAAGAATCCAAGCAATAACCGGGGCTTTGCTTTTGTTGACTACCATAACCATGCATGTGCTGAGTATTCAAGGCAGAAGATGATGAATCCCAAATTTAAGCTAGGTGATAATGCCCCAACTGTGAGCTGGGCCGACCCTAAAAATGCTGATTCTTCTGCTGCTTCACAGGTCTTGtaaattttttcctttgtttataTAAAAGTTATAGCTTCCTGTCCATACTAGAGGACCAACTATCTCAGTTAAAGTAACTGGAACTGagccagatttttttttttggggtggagGGCATGCCTCCCCCCCTCCCTCTGCCATTGGGAACATCAGTGCTGTTGTTAATGCTTGACATTGGTGACAGGTTCAAATATGTCAGACTCTTGTCTTCTTTTGTTCTAAACTAGTTTTCAGGATCTGGTGGTAGTTGAATTTCATTGCAGTCTATTGTTGGGGCATTGCTCTTGAAGAACTGAAGCTTGTATTGTACAGGTGAAGGCAGTATATGTGAAGAATTTACCGAAGAATGTTACCCAAGACCAGCTAAAGAAGCTATTTGAACATCATGGGAAAATCACAAAAGTGGTTCTGCCACCCGCAAAATCTGGACAGGAAAAAAGTAGAATAGGTTTTGTACATTTTGGGGAGAGGTCAAGTGCCATGAAGGCGCTGAAGAATACAGAAAAATATGAACTTGATGGTGATCATTCATTTGTTTCTTAATGCATTTTACCTTTTTCgaacaaaattaaattagtcATTCACATTGCTTGGTTTGTTCTGATTTACAGGCCAAGTTTTGGAGTGTTCTCTTGCAAAACCACAGGCAGATCAAAAGTCTGGAGGATCAAATTCACAGAAGGCAGGACTGCTTCCAAGTTATCCTCCTCGTGTTGGTTATGGTTTGGTTGGTGGTCCCTATGGTGCTCTTGGTGCAGGATATGGTGGTGCAGGATATGGTGCCACAGGCTTTGCACAGGTGAGTACTGTTTAAATGTGTCACTCTACTCATTTGTGTATGTTCTTTCTTATAAAGGGAATATTTATGTACATAATATCAGTTCTGAGCCTTGTTCAGTAACTGTCATGATTTAGGTGTTTTACAtgaatatttattgttgctttTGTACATTACTTTTAGGTCATAGCCTGATAAAATATGTTGGTAGTTCTGATTCAAAAGTTGCAGTCTGttttattgattatttaaatttgCATCTCTTTGTGAGGTGGGTGTAAACTCTTAGGGTGAACATGCTAAAATCCAAATGCTTTCGTACAATCCTAATGTGCTCagttgtgataaaaaaaagcttgaactttccttttttttttataggtaataaaactttattgaaaaaatgaacatcgtgttcatgatgatgaacacttTGGACatgaagaaaatacaaaaagctCAAGAGCTAAAGCTAACAGATAACAGATTGTAGAAAGCAGAAACTGAAATACATTGTGTAAGACCCCAAATACTAGCCcactaaaataaaataccaaaaagaaGATGTTTTAAAAGATCTAAGGATCTCTTTTGTGAAGCACTCTCTCAGAAGTTTCCACTCCCACCCCCTCAAGCAAAGAGATTTCAAAATACCAGCTGATTAAGTTAAAGTGAACAGCCCCGAGCAAATCTTCTAGAGTACCCTTTGTTTCTATTGATGCATGCTTGTTTTCTTGCGTTGGCTTCAAGCCTTAGTAGGGTCTCAGAGTGCCTTGGACAACTTTATATATGAAATGAATACACAAATACTCTGAAGTTCTTAActattattatctaaaaaaaagtgTGATAACTGCCAATGACCTTCAGCTGGATGGCATGTTCTTCCTCCTAAAATAATGGGATCAAGGGTGAGATCAAGTTCCACTGGGTGAATATATAactttgcaattaaaaaaaggaGTGAGTGAAGTGAATGAATCATCATGAAAATGTTTTTGATATGGTCAAGAAGGACCTAGACACAGATTGGGAAAGCTTGTAATatctactttttgtttttgataggtatgaaaaaatatattaaagacaCTACAATACAATATGCAGGAAAAGCTTGTAATATCTACTTTAGAAAATGAGggctttttttgtttggtctATGTAAAAGATATTTATTGGAACTCCTTAGAAACCAATATATACCTTCTCCAAATGAGGTTCTtcatgtttttataaaaaagtatggggactttatatatatagagaggggACCTCTTAGAAAGGAAACAGAAGactaggagagagagagagagagaaaatgaaggaagaagTTTCTGTTCTTGACTTGCATTCTGATTAATAGAACTGGTTAAGGAATTTGTTGGCATACATATTATAAATGTATATCTCTATACTTCGTCTGCCCACTGTATTCATGCTGTGTTGTTTCCTGAATCGAATGTCCATATCTGTGCATCCAAGGATAAGAAGTAGGAATGGGAAAAAATGGGAGGATGACGATGCAATGCAGTCTTCCAAGATGATTGGTGGTGGGtatgaggaaaagaaaaggatgtTAGAGAGAACAGTATGTAAGAAACAATGGTGGCTAATAAGGTCTTCTGATTTTTAATGAACTCTAGTTTAAATGATGCCTTCTTTACTTGTAAAAGTACGGTGGAGAATTACATTGTGGGCTCAACACTTGctgggtgcatgtgtaacttaacAATAGAAAAGTCTTCAAAGAGCCTCACtatctttttttcccccttgctTTTTGGTAATTATGCCTCTCATTATCATGAGAGTTGAAGATAGAAAATAATTAGACTAGAAGAAATAAGATGATGGTTTGGGAAATGAAGCAAAGATAAGAAGAGCACGTGGGAATAGAGAGGCAAAGAGCAATGTGTCTAATAACCACCATCATGACGGATCTCTCTTATGTGGCCAAAACACCTTTTTGTAGGCTAGAACCAAGGAACTTCAAGCAAATGTTCCAATGAATATAGtaaatacttaaaatttttatttcattcaaaaaattcccaaaaataTCTAGTAGCTCATCAATATGCTCGTCATATATTTACATTGATAAATTTAAAGTAAAGTGATCCAATTTCTTCTCTGTGTTCTAGCCAGGTCCCTCTGGTTGAATCCCAAGAGACTTGTTATTTGACATAGCGGAAATTGAGAAAGTTTGGGGTGATAgttgacccccccccccccccccttctctctctctctctctctctctctctctcttcccatCCCACCCAAATAAGAGTCAAGTGGATAACAATTTGGAGTTTTCATAGGAATTAAACTCTGCCTATATATACAAGGCCTGTAATTGAGAAAATGTGCTGGCGTCTTacatttggtcattttaaagtTGAGAAGTAAGCCTACTTAGCTGCTTCTCCTATGCTACTTATACACGCATTTATTTATGTATACATGTCTTATATATCCTTTATGTTGTTGGAGTTCTCTTTGGGCTGGGTGGGGGGTTtcattcctctttatttttttggtgttgggTGGGTGGGGGATTTCACTCTCCCACACACATAATGACACGTATATGTACTTTATGTTGTTGGAGTTCTCTTAGAGGCTGGGTGAGGGGTTTCAttcatttgtgtgtgtgtgtgtgtggggagGGGTTCTCTTTGTTTGGGATGAACTCACAAAGACTTGACCCAAGGACTTCCCTTGTAGTGTGGCGTCTTTAGGATGGAAATTtctatcatatatataatatgaaataataaaattaaatcacTTGTTATTGGTCTTTAAACAGTGCTACTAGCCtattacatattatatatgtgCTTTGCTGTTGAGTACCACTGCAATAAATTTTGCTCATCTTGTTTACTTTTTACACTTGTAATTGACGAATCTAGATTTTTGCTGATACTTGGACATGTTTTGCAGCCCATGATGTATGGGAGGGGACCAACTCCTTCTGGTTTGGCAATGATGCCAATGCTTTTGCCTGATGGACGGATCGGATATGTTCTGTAAGCACATCCATGCTATAGACAGGCTTATTCTTACATATATTACATTATTAATTATGCATCTGCAATTTTTTCATGTAAATTCCTTCTCTCTTGTCCAATTTTAACAGCTTTAGTATCCATTGAGATTCACTGCTTGGGCATGTAATCGATTTATTTAGTGATGCAGATCTAAGAAGCCTAAGAAAGCCCAATGGGCCTTTGTTTTATTAGATTTGGTTATCTAGTTATTATGAGTTTAATTATAACTGTTTTTTACACACACCCACAAATGCACATGCTCGGACAGCCCACCCACACACACGAATTTATCGATTGGTTGGTAAATGAGTAAATGACATTTGATTGATATAAAATCTGATACACACATGCAATgttaaataacatctaattgatATGAATATTGGGGGTCCACACACACAAATGCATGCATGTGTGAGCACAAACAAACACGAATTTATTGATTGGATGGTAAATGGCATGTGATTGATATGAAATTTGAGGTGCTTGTTAAGCATGAGGAGattatataatttgatagtgGGATTGTCACAGTATAAATCCCATATGTGGTTTCTACAttctacttatcaaaaagaatataaatataaatccaATATAAGAAGTTATTGACTAGTGTAGTATTAATAAAGAACTATACCAGGTAAAATGATGCGTAATTAAGTGCTTGGATTGtccctttcctctcctcttgggaCTAAATGAGGGTTAGGATTGTAGCCTTACAATGAGCCTCATatgagattattattattattattatttttttggtggggtAAGTTATTCACACACGCATTGAGTCTTGAAGCTACAATCTCACCCTCCATCTAACACTTATAAGGGGAGGGGAGGGGGTTCTAGTGGAGGTAGAACTCATTGGCCTTGTATAAAGGTATCTTAAAACCCCTCTACGCAGATTCTGGTGTCATTACATCAGAAATTTGGACTGGAAGTCTTTCTTTGATCCATTGGACCCATAAACTAATGCTCTATGAGTCTCAACTTCAGGTCTTTTGCTTTTGATATGATCTACCTCTTAATGCCTAGTACTTGCATAGCGTGTTGTGAAGACCCACTAGGCCAGTTGGTCACTTCATTCTTTCTGATGCTTTTTATAAGAAGCCTATATCTACTTTGCATGAACTGATAGGCAATTTTTGGAGCCATTTCTCCTCCAGGATTAGGTCTGTTTATTTGTTAGGCTATTTGGATCTTGGAAACAGCATAAAGAATAGGAAACAATAATATTTCTTTGATTAACTCATTTTGGCGATTTTGACAAATTTCCTCTC
Coding sequences within:
- the LOC126721408 gene encoding heterogeneous nuclear ribonucleoprotein Q-like, whose product is MPRTRANAKPVEVEKPSEPEKPVESDEKVDLDEDNDPEEVMEEEVEYEEVEEEEEVEEIEEEVEEVEEEEEEEEEEVEEVEEEDTDNANGPDDEMKVEDEDEKKKHAELLALPPHGSEVYIGGIPHDASEEDLELFCGSIGEVTEVRIMKGKDSGENKGFAFVTFRSAELASKAIDELNSTEFKGKKIKCSTSQAKHRLFIGNVPRSWGEQDLKKVVMEVGPGVTAVELVKDAKNPSNNRGFAFVDYHNHACAEYSRQKMMNPKFKLGDNAPTVSWADPKNADSSAASQVKAVYVKNLPKNVTQDQLKKLFEHHGKITKVVLPPAKSGQEKSRIGFVHFGERSSAMKALKNTEKYELDGQVLECSLAKPQADQKSGGSNSQKAGLLPSYPPRVGYGLVGGPYGALGAGYGGAGYGATGFAQPMMYGRGPTPSGLAMMPMLLPDGRIGYVLQQPGAQPHTPPSHPRGGGRGGGGGGGGGGGSGSKSSGSSSRGRHSNDGGHGRRYRPY